The proteins below are encoded in one region of Trichoplusia ni isolate ovarian cell line Hi5 unplaced genomic scaffold, tn1 tig00000212, whole genome shotgun sequence:
- the LOC113507007 gene encoding uncharacterized protein LOC113507007 — protein sequence MVDNKEEDKDFFMTYRVGVKTPAFNADDPQLWFAQLEGQFVLSNITTDNTKFYYVLAQLEPQHSAQERKIKQLLMHEELGDRKPTQFLRHLQQLAGPTVPTDFIRSIWCSRLPANLQTIVTMQANSSLEEVAELVDRINDIVPVTAQVAATSMPVPGQVASSQPATSQQSSAIEALTQTVAELSRKLEVMSSQLRHRSSRSRSGGRFNQNRHRSQSRTRDNRYCYYHSRFGDKARRCTEPCAYNKKALNHQGSH from the exons ATGGTGGACAACAAAGAAGAGGACAAGGATTTCTTCATGACATACCGAGTGGGGGTCAAGACACCAGCCTTCAACGCAGATGATCCACAATTATGGTTCGCGCAGCTTGAGGGCCAGTTCGTTCTCTCCAACATTACTACAGACAACACGAAGTTTTATTACGTGCTGGCGCAGCTCGAGCCACAACATTCAGCTCAA GAAAGGAAGATTAAGCAGCTACTCATGCATGAGGAGTTAGGAGACAGGAAACCCACCCAATTTCTCCGCCACCTGCAGCAACTGGCTGGACCCACTGTCCCGACCGACTTCATCAGATCAATTTGGTGCAGTAGGTTGCCGGCGAACCTCCAAACTATAGTCACGATGCAAGCAAACTCCAGCCTAGAAGAAGTAGCAGAATTAGTAGACCGCATCAATGACATCGTTCCAGTAACCGCGCAAGTAGCTGCTACTAGCATGCCAGTGCCTGGGCAAGTAGCTAGCTCACAGCCCGCAACGAGCCAACAAAGCAGCGCTATCGAAGCGTTGACACAAACAGTGGCTGAGCTATCACGAAAACTTGAGGTTATGAGCTCGCAGTTACGTCACCGATCTTCCCGTTCCCGTTCTGGAGGAAGGTTTAACCAGAACCGCCACCGATCACAATCCCGCACGAGAGACAACCGGTACTGTTACTACCACAGCCGATTTGGCGACAAAGCCCGCAGATGTACAGAACCATGTGCCTATAATAAGAAGGCGTTAAACCACCAAGGCAGCCACTAA